A window of Tripterygium wilfordii isolate XIE 37 chromosome 7, ASM1340144v1, whole genome shotgun sequence contains these coding sequences:
- the LOC120001653 gene encoding scopoletin glucosyltransferase-like, translating into MGSLGKEQLHVFFFPFMAHGHTIPALDLAKLFVSRGVKASIVTTPLNVPYISKAIANTDIGIRTIRFPSVEAGLPEGCENADGITTQGAEGRGLVEKFLKATTMLQEPLEQLLEEARPDCIVADMFFPWSTDAAAKFGIPRLVFHGIGVLALCAAECVRRYEPYKNVLSDSEQFVLPGLPGGFKLIRNQVPDHVKNDVENVFTRMMKLVLESETKSFGVVINSFYELESAYADYYRNELGRNAWQVGPVLLCNQNSEDKQQRGKETAIEEHECLKWLDSKKPNSVIYICFGSMANFRASQLKEIAIGLEASGQQFIWVVRKGIDQEEETEEWLPEGFEKRIEGKGLIIRGWAPQVLILNHEAVGGFVTHCGWNSTLESISAGVPMVTWPVAAEQFYNEKLVTEVLNIGVAVGAKKWVRMYGDFVKNEAVEKAVSRLMVGEDAEEMRSRAKVLGKMAQKAVQEGGSSYNDLNALIDELRLRRH; encoded by the coding sequence ATGGGCAGTCTAGGCAAAGAGCAGCTGCATGTCTTCTTTTTCCCATTCATGGCTCATGGTCACACCATACCAGCCCTGGACTTGGCCAAGCTATTCGTTTCTCGCGGCGTAAAAGCAAGCATTGTCACTACTCCTCTCAATGTTCCTTATATTTCCAAGGCCATAGCAAATACTGATATTGGTATCCGAACCATCAGATTCCCTTCAGTCGAGGCCGGATTGCCTGAAGGTTGCGAAAACGCAGACGGAATAACCACACAAGGAGCGGAAGGTCGAGGCCTGGTTGAGAAATTTTTGAAGGCAACAACAATGCTTCAAGAGCCTCTGGAGCAGCTTCTGGAGGAGGCTCGTCCTGATTGCATTGTAGCCGATATGTTCTTTCCTTGGAGCACTGATGCTGCAGCCAAATTTGGGATTCCAAGGCTTGTGTTTCACGGGATTGGTGTTCTTGCATTATGTGCAGCAGAGTGTGTGAGACGGTACGAGCCGTACAAGAATGTTCTGTCAGATTCTGAACAATTTGTTCTCCCTGGTCTTCCTGGAGGATTCAAACTGATAAGGAATCAGGTGCCAGATCATGTGAAAAATGATGTCGAAAATGTATTCACTAGAATGATGAAATTAGTCCTGGAATCGGAAACGAAGAGCTTTGGGGTTGTGATCAATAGCTTCTATGAGCTTGAATCAGCCTATGCTGATTATTACAGGAATGAATTGGGAAGGAACGCATGGCAAGTAGGCCCTGTTTTGCTCTGTAACCAGAATTCTGAAGATAAACAACAGAGAGGAAAAGAAACCGCCATTGAAGAACACGAATGCTTGAAATGGCTTGATTCAAAGAAACCCAATTCAGTAATTTACATTTGTTTTGGTAGTATGGCCAATTTCAGAGCTTCTCAACTGAAAGAGATTGCGATCGGACTTGAAGCTTCGGGACAGCAATTCATATGGGTTGTGAGAAAAGGCATAgaccaagaagaagaaacagaagaaTGGCTTCCAGAAGGATTTGAAAAGAGAATTGAAGGCAAAGGACTGATCATACGAGGTTGGGCACCACAAGTGTTGATTCTTAATCATGAAGCAGTTGGTGGGTTTGTGACACATTGCGGATGGAATTCAACTCTTGAAAGTATATCCGCTGGGGTGCCTATGGTGACATGGCCGGTGGCGGCCGAGCAATTCTATAACGAAAAGCTTGTGACAGAGGTACTGAACATTGGAGTTGCAGTTGGTGCTAAAAAATGGGTGAGAATGTATGGGGACTTTGTCAAAAATGAAGCTGTAGAGAAGGCGGTGAGTCGATTAATGGTGGGTGAAGACGCAGAGGAAATGAGAAGCAGAGCTAAGGTTCTTGGTAAGATGGCACAAAAGGCCGTTCAAGAAGGTGGTTCATCTTACAATGATTTGAATGCTTTGATTGATGAGTTGAGGTTGCGCCGCCATTGA
- the LOC120001652 gene encoding abscisate beta-glucosyltransferase-like — translation MDLNSSPIEIFFFPYVGGGHQIPMIDMARVFASHGAKSTIISTPKQALSFQKTIHRNQQLGLSISIHTLKLPENDEISDTDMSATPFTDTSILQEPLKDLLIQRKPNCIVHDMFHRWAPDAIDGLEIDIARILFTGSCCYARCVRASLAKYKPYEKVGSDYEPFVVPGLPDRIELTRSKLPPGTRQPEQHQDHKKMHKVDENISGVLVNSFYDLEPAYVEYFKNELGYKSWLVGPVSLCNRDVEDKTERGKLATIDDQSITTWLDSKKPNSVLYISFGSLARLAPAQLIEIANGLEASNYPFIWVVGKISKSADQGPESEPETYLPSGFEEKIRKSNIGLIIRGWSPQLLILEHAAVGGFMTHCGWNSTLEGLSAGVPMITWPIAAEQFENEKLITEVLKIGVNVGSIEWASWNTQPSAVVGKEKVEAAVRRLMGGGDEVAEMRRRVRELGEKAKRAIEEGGSSYRDVDSLMEELKRRCKGGA, via the coding sequence ATGGACTTGAATTCCTCTCCAATTGAGATCTTCTTCTTCCCATATGTGGGAGGAGGCCACCAAATCCCCATGATAGACATGGCCAGAGTGTTTGCTTCTCATGGTGCCAAGTCCACCATCATATCAACCCCAAAGCAGGCACTCTCCTTCCAAAAAACCATCCACCGTAACCAGCAATTGGGTCTTTCAATCTCCATCCACACCCTCAAACTTCCAGAAAACGACGAAATTTCCGATACAGACATGTCTGCCACACCCTTCACTGACACCTCCATCCTCCAAGAGCCTCTCAAAGATTTGCTAATCCAGCGCAAACCCAACTGCATTGTGCACGATATGTTCCATCGTTGGGCACCAGATGCTATTGATGGCCTTGAAATTGATATCGCAAGAATCCTCTTCACTGGCAGTTGTTGCTATGCCCGCTGTGTGCGAGCCAGCTTGGCCAAATACAAGCCCTATGAGAAAGTGGGTTCTGATTATGAACCTTTTGTTGTGCCAGGACTGCCAGATCGCATCGAATTAACCAGATCCAAGCTTCCACCAGGTACGAGACAACCAGAGCAGCATCAAGACCATAAAAAGATGCATAAAGTGGATGAAAATATTTCTGGGGTTCTGGTTAATAGTTTTTATGACTTAGAGCCAGCTTATGTGGAGTACTTCAAGAATGAATTAGGGTACAAATCATGGCTTGTTGGACCAGTATCTCTCTGTAATAGAGATGttgaagacaaaacagagagggGCAAACTGGCCACAATCGATGATCAGAGCATCACAACCTGGCTTGACAGTAAAAAACCCAATTCAGTTCTCTACATCAGTTTCGGGAGCCTAGCACGCCTTGCTCCGGCACAACTCATTGAAATCGCCAACGGTCTCGAGGCTTCCAACTACCCATTCATTTGGGTGGTCGGAAAAATCTCCAAATCGGCCGACCAAGGACCAGAAAGCGAACCAGAAACTTATCTGCCAAGTGGGTTCGAAGAGAAAATCAGAAAATCAAACATCGGATTGATAATCCGGGGATGGTCTCCGCAACTGCTAATATTAGAACACGCGGCGGTGGGAGGGTTTATGACGCATTGCGGATGGAATTCGACTCTGGAAGGTCTGAGCGCCGGAGTGCCGATGATTACATGGCCGATTGCGGCGGAACAATTCGAGAACGAGAAGTTGATTACTGAAGTGTTGAAGATAGGAGTGAATGTGGGGAGTATTGAGTGGGCGTCGTGGAACACACAGCCTTCAGCGGTGGTGGGGAAAGAGAAAGTGGAGGCGGCCGTTAGGAGGTTAATGGGTGGCGGTGATGAGGTGGCAGAGATGAGGAGGAGAGTGAGAGAGCTCGGAGAGAAGGCTAAGAGAGCCATTGAAGAGGGTGGATCGTCTTACAGAGATGTGGATTCACTGATGGAGGAGCTCAAGCGTCGCTGCAAGGGTGGAGCATGA
- the LOC120001654 gene encoding CBS domain-containing protein CBSX2, chloroplastic-like isoform X1, which yields MASLSLTNCCFLPRLTGPKSSLDPRLRCENFPFPVPPRYLLSHRSGRRCSALSPSESLVTDSVPSESGTYKVGDFMTKKQNLHVVKPTTTVDEALEALVEKRITGFPVIDDDWNLVGVVSDYDLLALDSISGGSQNDVNMFPDVNSSWKTFNKIQKLLSKTNGKVVGDLMTSAPLVVHETSNLEDAARLLLETKYRRLPVIDDNGKLVGIITRGNVVRAALQIKHATERST from the exons ATGGCCTCGCTTTCCTTAACCAATTGTTGTTTCCTTCCGCGACTCACTGGGCCGAAATCCTCGTTAGATCCTCGGCTACGATGCGAAAACTTCCCCTTCCCAGTACCACCTCGTTACTTGCTCTCCCACCGTTCGGGACGCCGGTGCTCTGCTCTGTCCCCTTCGGAATCTCTCGTCACCGACTCCGTGCCG TCAGAAAGTGGAACATACAAGGTTGGGGATTTCATGACGAAGAAGCAGAATTTACACGTAGTGAAACCCACAACAACTGTCGATGAAG CATTGGAGGCTCTAGTGGAGAAGAGGATAACTGGATTTCCTGTGATTGATGACGACTGGAACTTG GTTGGTGTTGTTTCAGATTATGATTTATTAGCTCTCGACTCTATATCAG GTGGAAGTCAAAATGATGTGAACATGTTCCCTGACGTCAACAGTTCTTGGAAA ACATTCAATAAGATCCAGAAACTGCTAAGTAAGACAAATGGTAAAGTTGTTGGTGACTTGATGACATCTGCTCCGCTTGTCGTTCATGAAACCTCCAATTTGGAAGATGCTGCTAG GTTGTTGCTAGAAACAAAATATCGAAGACTGCCAGTGATAGATGATAATGGCAAGCTG GTCGGAATCATTACCAGGGGAAATGTTGTCAGAGCTGCCTTGCAAATAAAACATGCCACTGAAAGGTCAACATAG
- the LOC120001654 gene encoding CBS domain-containing protein CBSX2, chloroplastic-like isoform X2 yields the protein MASLSLTNCCFLPRLTGPKSSLDPRLRCENFPFPVPPRYLLSHRSGRRCSALSPSESLVTDSVPSESGTYKVGDFMTKKQNLHVVKPTTTVDEALEALVEKRITGFPVIDDDWNLVGVVSDYDLLALDSISGGSQNDVNMFPDVNSSWKPSCHDYLDLLSRELNQHSVILRVNRLHCVLILLTSILCVHLFFDARP from the exons ATGGCCTCGCTTTCCTTAACCAATTGTTGTTTCCTTCCGCGACTCACTGGGCCGAAATCCTCGTTAGATCCTCGGCTACGATGCGAAAACTTCCCCTTCCCAGTACCACCTCGTTACTTGCTCTCCCACCGTTCGGGACGCCGGTGCTCTGCTCTGTCCCCTTCGGAATCTCTCGTCACCGACTCCGTGCCG TCAGAAAGTGGAACATACAAGGTTGGGGATTTCATGACGAAGAAGCAGAATTTACACGTAGTGAAACCCACAACAACTGTCGATGAAG CATTGGAGGCTCTAGTGGAGAAGAGGATAACTGGATTTCCTGTGATTGATGACGACTGGAACTTG GTTGGTGTTGTTTCAGATTATGATTTATTAGCTCTCGACTCTATATCAG GTGGAAGTCAAAATGATGTGAACATGTTCCCTGACGTCAACAGTTCTTGGAAA CCTTCTTGCCATGATTACTTGGACTTATTGAGCCGTGAGCTGAACCAGCACTCTGTTATATTAAGAGTAAACCGTTTGCATTGTGTATTAATCTTGTTGACTTCTATACTTTGCGTCCACCTGTTTTTTGATGCAAGGCCGTAA
- the LOC120002046 gene encoding polyadenylate-binding protein 8-like, with protein sequence MAQVQQQGANAAANGGGGANQMVTTSLYVGDLDQNVTDSQLYDLFNQVGQVVSVRVCRDLTTRRSLGYGYVNYSNAQDAARAMDMLNFTPLNGNPIRVMYSHRDPSVRKSGAGNIFIKNLDRAIDHKALHDTFSAFGNILSCKVATDASGQSKGYGFVQFDSEEAAQKAIEQLNGMLLNDKQVYVGPFLRKHERETTIDKIKFNNVFVKNLSESTTDEDLKIIFGEFGTITSAVVMRDGEGKSRCFGFVNFENADDAARAVEALNGKNVDDKEWYVGKAQKKSERETELKHRFDQSMKTDKFQGANLYIKNLDDSIGDDRLKELFSQFGSITSCKVMRDPNGISKGSGFVAFSTPEEASRAMLEMNGKMLISKPLYVALAQRKEDRRARMQAQFSHMRPAMAASVAPRMPMFPAGNPGLGQQLFYGQAPPAMIPPQPGFGYQQQLVPGMRPGGAPMPNFFVPMVQQGQQGQHPGGRRTGVAQQSQQPVPLMQQQMLPRGRMYRYPPGRGLSDVPMPGVAGGMVSVPYDMGGMQLRDATPQPIPIGALASALANASPDQQRTMLGENLYPLVEQLEPDAAAKVTGMLLEMDQTEVLHLLESPEALKAKVAEAMDVLRNVAQHQQAGSAADQLSSLSLNDSLVS encoded by the exons ATGGCGCAGGTACAGCAACAGGGTGCGAATGCTGCTGCGAACGGTGGTGGTGGGGCAAATCAGATGGTCACGACTTCGCTTTACGTTGGTGATCTGGACCAGAACGTTACCGATTCGCAACTCTACGATCTGTTCAACCAGGTAGGCCAGGTGGTCTCGGTTAGGGTTTGCAGGGACTTGACAACCCGAAGGTCCCTGGGATACGGCTATGTCAACTACAGCAACGCTCAAGATG CTGCAAGAGCGATGGACATGCTGAATTTCACTCCCCTCAATGGCAACCCGATAAGGGTCATGTATTCTCATCGTGACCCAAGTGTGCGCAAAAGTGGAGCTGGCAATATATTCATTAAG AACTTAGATAGGGCAATTGACCACAAAGCTCTGCATGATACATTTTCTGCATTTGGAAACATCCTCTCTTGCAAGGTGGCTACAGATGCTTCTGGCCAGTCCAAAGGATATGGATTTGTCCAATTTGACAGTGAGGAAGCTGCACAAAAGGCAATTGAGCAGCTGAACGGCATGCTTTTGAATGATAAGCAAGTTTATGTGGGACCCTTCCTTCGCAAACACGAGAGGGAAACAACTATTGATAAGATCAAATTCAACAATGTATTTGTGAAGAATCTCTCAGAATCTACAACTGATGAAGATTTGAAGATAATTTTTGGTGAATTTGGAACAATCACTAGTGCTGTGGTGATGAGAGATGGGGAAGGAAAATCGAGATGTTTTGGGTTTGTCAATTTTGAGAATGCAGATGATGCTGCTAGGGCTGTTGAGGCTCTTAATGGGAAGAACGTTGATGATAAGGAATGGTACGTTGGGAAAGCTCAGAAGAAGTCTGAAAGAGAAACTGAATTAAAACATAGATTTGACCAGAGTATGAAGACAGACAAATTTCAAGGGGCAAACTTGTATATTAAAAACTTAGATGATAGCATAGGTGATGATAGGCTGAAAGAATTGTTCTCTCAGTTTGGTTCCATAACGTCATGCAAG GTTATGCGAGACCCAAATGGGATTAGTAAAGGATCAGGGTTTGTGGCATTTTCTACTCCTGAAGAGGCGTCTAGAGCT ATGTTGGAGATGAATGGAAAAATGCTCATTAGCAAACCTCTTTATGTTGCACTTGCTCAGCGGAAGGAAGATAGAAGAGCGAGGATGCAG GCTCAGTTTTCTCACATGCGGCCTGCAATGGCGGCTTCAGTTGCTCCTCGTATGCCAATGTTCCCTGCTGGCAATCCAGGTCTTGGACAGCAACTATTTTATGGGCAAGCTCCACCTGCTATGATACCTCCCCAG CCTGGATTTGGGTATCAGCAACAGCTTGTTCCTGGTATGAGGCCTGGTGGGGCTCCTATGCCAAACTTTTTTGTGCCAATGGTTCAACAGGGGCAGCAAGGACAGCATCCTGGTGGCAGACGAACTGGGGTTGCTCAGCAGTCCCAGCAGCCAGTCCCACTTATGCAGCAACAG ATGCTTCCCAGGGGTCGCATGTATCGTTACCCACCTGGGCGTGGGTTGTCTGATGTTCCCATGCCTGGTGTTGCTGGAGGCATGGTTTCTGTTCCATATGACATGGGTGGCATGCAGCTGCGTGATGCTACCCCTCAGCCAATTCCTATTGGGGCTTTGGCTAGTGCCCTTGCAAATGCCTCTCCAGATCAGCAAAGAACG ATGCTTGGTGAAAACCTTTACCCACTTGTGGAACAGCTGGAGCCTGATGCGGCAGCTAAGGTTACAGGCATGCTTCTTGAGATGGATCAGACTGAGGTTTTGCATTTGCTCGAGTCACCAGAAGCTCTTAAGGCAAAGGTCGCTGAGGCAATGGACGTTTTGAGGAATGTTGCTCAGCACCAGCAGGCAGGCAGTGCAGCCGATCAGTTGAGCTCGCTGTCATTGAATGACAGCCTTGTCTCTTAA